The Solanum lycopersicum chromosome 8, SLM_r2.1 DNA segment ATGGCCAAACCCACTTCACATACAAGTCTGATAAGATTCAGATTTAGAGCAAATATCACAGAAATACAAGATACCAGGTTAATCAGTTTTGAAGAGTTCtatgaagaaaatatttcatcaaacatggaaaaaaattaattgattttcgaCATAAATATCCATCAATGAATTTTCTATCTACCATTTTTTTCCCAAGATTAGCATATCATTAACAAAACATATGGAATTTTGCACTAGTTAAGGGGGAAAAAAAGAGATTCAATTGTATCATATCTAGATagatcaaagtaaaaaaaaaacacttaggCTAAAATCAAGGATCCAGATGTAGAAACTCCACTAGTTACAAACAGAAAGTTTAACAGATGAACTCTAACAGAAAACTTAAAATCTAAAAcacaagtttcaaaaaaaaaaagattgaatttttaagCAAATCCAGATAAGGATTAAGATCATACCACTAAAATTGAAGACTTTAGACATGAGTATGGTTGAAAAAGACTGGGGAAGTAGAATCTGCAGTGTCCAGGACCAAAAAACCCTCTATGGAGAGCAAAAATTGACAGATCAACCAAAAGAAACACAATTAAAAGAGCTTGAACAACTGATTGCATCAGAAAAACAGGTAGCAAGAGATCATTTGAGAACCCTATTGAATAGGgcaaaaagagagagaaaaaagaggtGGAAGGAGGAAGAGGTACAAAACAAATGAGGTTTGTGTGTGGGTGGTGCTgtcatctatctatctatatttttgtttgtgtaAAGTGGGGTtaacattttctattttttatttattattttattaggaaagagagaagaaaaagtatCCAATTCAGATGCAATGAACCAAATCTATAAATGATCTTGACATGATGCTATGTTCAATGTTTcttgcatttattttattaatttaatggtggaaaatattcattttatattaaccCAAAGACCTACCTATCAAGAGAAGTAGAAAACCACAATTTTCAATGAAATTGGGTAACCATCAAACACATAGTCTATGTGGTTAAGTTAACTATCACAACAGCTTACTTTAGCTGGGTAAGGGAAGAAAACCATGGATGCCCCAACTGGTATTTAAATTTACCCATTTTTCAACATGCTACTTTTTTGGGGGTTTAAAAGAggttaatattatatattttttcttaggAAGTACAAACATATTAGGTAGTAATGTTTTTCTATCATAGTTAATCGGCTAATTAATTATAAGTAACTAGGTTAAATTggatgataatttatttttttatttttttatcgttTTTAGTATCAGTTTGATGTAGTCTAAAGGGTTATATATAACGTGGAACGTTTTATTTCTTGGTAGTTTGAAAACTTATTTAGCTAAAATATCTATTACTTTATTAGTATTGCCAAAACTACGACGGATCATTACATTTCTCAACTTATTTAAAAAGTGACGTGcatgaaaaaataatagattCACAAGTACGTTGATCATGTGCTAGTAGTGCAACAAAGTCACAACATATTTAACTCCACTAGAATTAGGTAACctcaaaaaaaacatttttacttttttctaagaaaaaaaactaaaaacactttaaatagtttaaaatatatttatgctAGTTAAATAACTAGCATAAATATATCTAACAacaatttaaatagtttttaaataacttttgtTTTTCCAAAGGTTCCtctaaaataatagaaatttcGCCTTGAACTACTTACCCTCAAATGTAAAATTCAAGACAAGTATAGAAGCGAGAGAAGGCCCAAAATAATTCTTTCAATCTTTGGATTAAGActcaaaatcatctttgaatatCTACATGGAACACTAATAGTCTCTTATGTTTGCGATATTGGTGCACTTTTTGTCCTCACCTAAACTTTGTctattttttaacataaattttattcataatcTTATGTAAAAAATGTTCTAttgtctttttatatatttagtagaaataataCTATGCGAGAGAAGGTGAGAAGTAAAATACTTTGTCTGTTCAGTATAAATATTGCTGCAGCTAAACTAAGAACAATTTAACATATGACattgcaagaaaaaaaattgtactattGTACGTGAAATCGTCGTGATGAACTTTTCGACTTTACCTGCAATATGATTTCactaaacaaaataaagtgTGTTTCTTCTCACAATCTCTCTCATTGAGTtattatttctactaaatatataaaatgatgaTTAAACATTTCATACATAAGTTAAGAACAAAATCAATGTTAAAAATTAGGCAAAATTTTAAAGAAGGACCAAAAGTGCAtcaatataccaaaaataaGGGACAATTAATGCTCCATGTGAAAACTAAAGAATGACTTTGATTCTTTACCCAAAAATAAAAGACTATTTGGACCTTTTCTTTGTAGAAGTTCGTTTAATGTTAGGTAGAAGATATAAtacttaaagaaataaaatgtatGAATATTTCACCGTGCATTTGATTGGGGTAAATATATAGTCATTGAATTATTTATCTCACAATTTATACCATGATGGATtaaattatcttatatatatggtggaataactttttcaaaattatttttatcgaGATAATTAATCCCAAAATTACATGTTCTCAATTTCTATTGAATACTTcctcttataataataaaataaggacAAGTCAACTTATGTATTGCTACAAATAactttcaaattatatattgcgaaaaataattatcaaattatatattgctaaaaataattttcaaattatatattgctaaaaataattatcaaattatatattgctacaaaaaaatttctaagcGTTTAATTTCTGATAATTCATTTCATATAAtgctaaaaaattaattaacataaatttgtATTGCAATTTAAGTTAGAGAACTCATAATATTTTACACTTACCTCATTACtctattttttttgcttttctcttctttcttgcGGTTGTTCCTAGGGAAAGGGTAAAAACATGACCGCaacgaattaaaaaaattgaatcaattttttccTTCTATCAATCTATTGGGCCAAAAATGTCTTTGGTCTATTTGAAATggataaattaattttaccaTTCTTCTACCTAAAAAATCTTAATGTGCCtattgttatttgtagttttgatgatttgacaaacttagggacctcataaaggtaccaggttttctacttgagtattgcaggtgtATTGTTCGAAGTATTGCAGATAAAACAAAACTCAGGGACCTAAcagaggtaccaggctctcatgatgaCGAGTCAGTCAACTGCCAGCTGGAGATGGtgcagaaagtaggtgcacactttccgatggcgtcagaaagtgtgacccttccagccaatggcaaagaagtttaggaaagtaacttgcccatataaaaggcactttcctaaacactTCTCtctagtttttgcaacttgataaaaacttttcaagaactcttgcaaaggctctACAAAGTAAAGGCAGAATTATTCTAAGAACAACAGCAATATCTTgagcttttcgtctagttgtttaggaatacattctcttgttcttaaactgtaaaccattcctgaatctataaaggatttggtgtgttgtgttaaaagtctaggttgtccaggtgggatagcttagtgggtagattgtttttctactttggcttgttgagcaatagaggtctattgcttaatggtaagattgataactctttcttacgtttggtgtaatcgtgtttcgcttttgcttttgaagattagtgaaaacgattgaaaatcctgtgagacaggtcgtggttttactcccttaagcaaggaggtttccacgtaaaatcattgtgttgattttactgcatttaactttctggtaattttctgaagtaaagtaagggacctggtccattactcgTAAAGTGAAGGCATAcattctatcaagtggtatcagagcaggcactacctatttggttaacaccaaggtAGTGATTTTGTTCTAAGAATGACAGCTCCACTTAACCTCGAAGAAGGTCAGTCATCACACAGACCTCCTCATTTCAATGGACACTTctacagttggtggaaagttagaatgcacGACTATCTCATGGCTGAAGATAGCGAGTTATGGGATATTATATTAGATGGACCCTTTGTTCCAATGATGGAAGTAAAGGATGGAGAAAGGACCATTACTGTTCCAAAGCCCAGGCAGAATGCTGacaggaaaaagattgaaaagggtttcaaagctaaaactcttctggtctgtgggataggacctgatgagtacAACAGAGTGTCAGCCTGTGAGTCTGCTAAAGAAATTTGGGATTGCTTGTTGACTGCacatgaaggaactgaacaagtcaaagaatccAAGATTGATATGCTCACCTCACGATAtgagaacttcaaaatgaaggaaggagaaactatacatgacatgttcaccaagttttcttctattacaaatgagctgcgaagtttgggtgaacctataagcatgaACAAACAAGTCAGGAAAGTGCTTCGAATTCTTCCAAAGTCTTGGGAGAGCAAAGTTGATGCCATTACTGAAGCTAAAGACTTGAAGGTGTTGATCATGGATGCCTTCATTGGCAATCTGAAGACACATGAGATGAATCGGAATTACGATTTATCAAAGAAGGAAGCTAAGAAAGACAAGTCATCGATGTTGAAGTATAAATCAGATGAAGATTccagtgatgatgatatggcatatCTCATCAGCAGATTTCAAAAGGTTGTGAGGAAAAACAAAGTttataaaagaggaacaaatggtACTCGAAATGCTGCTCAAGGTGACATttgctacaagtgtggaaaagcTGGACACTTTATCAAAGAGTGTCCTTTGCTCAAGAATGAAAGCAGGATTATCAAAAACCAAGAAGTGACAGTGAGAATAGAAGAGACCTGGTACCTGGTAACAGAGATCGTAAAGCTACTGCTGATATGGTTGTCAAAAGGGCTCTTGCTGCTTGGGGGGATTcttcaagtgattcagaagatcCTGATGAGTCAAAAGATGTGTCTATGGTCGCTGTGCATGAGGAGGAAACtgtcttcaatgaaatgtttgctctcatggcacacacagaaaatgaagaagaggacaatcaggtaactcttcttgacatgaaaaatgacttggataaatattctcttaaaaaattgagagcTTTGGCAAAAGTCATGCTAGATTCTGTGATAGAGTTAACATCTGAAAGAGATACCATGAATgctgaacttgaaattttaactgaaaacaaagttCAATTTGAAGAGACAATGTCAAGAATGGTGTCTCTAGAGTCTGATAATTCTGAACTTAAGAACCAATTGAATCAGATAACTGAAGAAGCTAAAAAGCTGAATGGAATGTCAAATGGTTTAAgagttgaaattgaagaaaaattgaaaaactctgaGAAAAATCTGGGACTGTCTTTGGAGAAAAGCAACAGATTAGAAAAGGATATTgtcaaacttaaggaagaacttgaaaaatctcttaagtggACAAAATCCTCTAAGTTGTTGTCAAGTGCAACAAAccagagtaatttcaataagaaaggactaggaagtTTGAATATCACTCCTCCCTTTAATCCTCACAGTAAGTATGTATTTGTGTCTGACAATCTGCTTTGTCTTCACTGTGGTAAAAATGGGCATTTAAAGGGAAAGTGTGCTAGCTGGAAAAATTCCCATGAAAGGCTCTCTAACTATGCTGTAAGGCAAAAAGTATCAAATGAGAGACCTGGTCCTCCAAAACATGTTTCAACTGatagattttcaaataaaaaatctgTTTCTACTCCAAAGtcctttattagaaaaattcaaaaactgcCCTATTGGACTAGATACAATCTGATCACTCCCTTATCTGCTTTCTgggaactcaaattgaaatgggttcccaatCTTAACAAGTAATTCTTGTTGCAAGTGAGTGAGAGCAgcagcagtcaatgttggtatatggacagtggatgctctaaacatatgactggtgtcatcaaaaatttcctctcactcaagacactTCAGGAAGGGggtgtctcttttggtgatGGAAAGAGGGGGTATATTTTGGGTGTAGATGTTTTGTGCTGAACAATGGAAAGGATgatctgggaaaatttgatcctaGAAGTAATGAAGTAGTGTTAAATCCAACAATAGAACTCAAGGTATTGAAGAAAACATTCATGTTGTTTTTTATAAAGATGGAAACTTAAAAGCCaatggatcaaatgatgaagatgatgtgtTCAAGCtattcaattcaaaaaaaaattaaaaaaattgaaggaagtGAAGCTGATGCAGAATAACAGTTGAAAAATGACTTTGATGATCAAAATCATAGTCTACCTAAAGAGGCTGATGAGGTTGGAATGTGTGATGAGGTACGTGGTACTACGCTGAATTTCAGTCAGAGTAAATCAAACTCCCCAAAAATGATGacattcttgatgaggaagaACATCTCTGTGAAGAATTCTCATTACTAATGGGAAGGGAGtttgaaatgagcatgatgggtgaGTTGACATTCTCCCTGGGTctgcaaatcaagcaatcatcaaatgaGATTTCAATATGCCAGGAGAAGTACATCAAAGAGTtgctgaagaaattcaatatgtttgattctaaacctattgatactcctaCGGGAACAAATTCCAAAATGATAGTAGAAGAATCTGATCCCCTTGTGAATCAGACATTGTACAGAGGAATCATTGGCTCCTTGTTATATCTGACTGCTAGCAGGCCTGATATTGtgtatagtgttggaatgtgttccaggtttcaagcatgtcctcgtgattcacacCTGAAGGCTGCAAAATGTATTCtcagatacttgaagaaaacaggGGACCTGGTTCTCCTCTATCCTGCAGGTGGCACTTTTGATCTGGTTATTTTAcagatgctgattttgcagGTAATCAAGTTGACAGGAAGAGTACCTCTGGAATGGCTCATTTCCTTGGTTCATCACTTATCTCTTGGGGTACCAAGAAGCAGAACTCTGTGGCTCTTTCAACTGATGAAGCAGAATATGTAGCTGCTGCAGCTTGCTGTTCTCAGTTGCTGTGGATCAGGCAACACTTGGAGGATTTTGGAATTCACATCAAAGCAATTCCTCTTATGTGTGACAATACTAGTGCTGTTAGTATGGAAAAGAACCAGTCCaccataagagaacaaaacatattgatgttagacatcatgtcttgagagataatgttgagaagggaaatattgtgCTCACAAATTGTCCAACGGAGGAACAAATtgcagacatcttcaccaaggctctcagcaaggatcaatttgagaggAATCGGCTAAAGTTGGGAATGTTAATCTCCAAGTGATGCTTTTAGCTTCCAACAGTGGAACTCCCttgatggctaaaattgcagtgcaggtatcctttgtgtgaattttaaatatctgaACAAAGATCCCTTTTTGTATCTTTTGTAGGTATACTCTCAGTAGGGACCTGCTCAGCAAAAGAAGAAACTAGAACAATTAAGGAATAAAGTTAAACTCTACCATGGTACCTGGTACTTGTCCAGGTtagcatttatacattaaatttaaactgAAAATTTTGACCGTTGAAAATGCCACGTGTTAGTCATCGGTTACTCTGACCGATCAGTCCCATCGTTTCTCCCTCAAACGACGCATCCAATCACAGGACCTGGCACCCTTTCACTTCTTTTAAAAAgcctttcttctttttgaaactCTCATCTGTCTCTTAACATCATCTTTCTTTTCTCAAAAGGCTTATCAAATTCAAGGGGCAAAATCTGTCTCATcttcttctctttgtttttcaaagaaACCTTCCAGTATTACAACcatgtcttcttcttcatcttcttctaagAAAATGTTGGATGCCCTTAGTGAAATTGAGCCCCTTGCATTCTATTCTCCAACAACTGCTCAAGCCAGACTTCCTCCCCCACCCAGTCCTCCACAAAATACTCCTGATAACCCTTTCTTCTCCATAGATCTAAACACTTCTGCAGTGCCCACTGGACCTGGTCCATGTGAAGACATGTTGCTTGACAACATGTTTGAAGGAGATCTACCAAAACATAGGGCTTCCGAGTCTAATATTCTGGCAGCGAGTGAGGAACTCGTGATTGAAAGTCTGGCAATGATGCGAGAAGAGGCCAGATCAGAAAACACTGATGTCCTGGAAGGAGAAGAGGTCAGGCCTTCTCAACCCATTTTCGATAAAACCCCCGATTTGGGGCGgtattcttcttccttttcaTCTGAATCTGCAAATGAGGAAGTACCATTAAAATGGAAGGTTGAGAgtcgaaaagggaaagaaaaggtCATGGAGGAGACTCCTAAGAAACGACCTAATACAAGGTCTGCTGCACAAAAATTGATGGTAGATGCCTTGAAGGCAAGTGCACGCTCTGCTGCTGCAGTCAGAAGTGCACAAACcttcaaggtatcaaattttaagatacctaaagaaaaattggttgagttgtctggagaagaggttgaaaagaaaaataacaagaagaagtcaaaaaagaaaagggaaagggtTACAAAGAAGGTTGAAAAGTCACAGTCAAAAGGGAGAtctgagaaaaagagaaagcggACACAGGGACCTGGTCCTCAAGCCAGGAAGGTTGAGAATGTCAACTTGCAGGAAGTAGTTGACAGTCTGAGGAAACAAGCAGTTCTCACTGGAAGAGTGTTTGATATGGGGATTATTACTCTTCCGGGCATGGATTCTCTGCATGACATGGTGGAGATCCAGTCTTGGCTGCACCTGTTCAGCAAGAAATCTCCCATCCACCATGAAGAAGAGGTTCGTGAATTCTATTACAATGTTCAATTTCTGGAAGATGAGAGTCTCCTCACACGTGTGAACAATGTTGCTATTTCTTTGAATGAGGAGGTGTTGGGCAAAATCCTCAGAGTGCCTACAGAGGGGACCTGATCCGTGCAGGGAAAAACTTGCTCTTCAGAATTTGCATCTTTAATTTCTAAGACTCCCACAACCAAGGTTGCTGGGatctataagaaaattatgaagagtgACTATCAGCTGGTCTTCGAGTTTGTCAACAAAGTGATTCTCCCTCGCACTAAAAAGAGAACACTTGCTACTGCTGCTGACTTGTACGTCATGGAGAGGCTGTGCAGCTTTGAAGCTCTGTGCCTTCCTAGTCTCATGATTGAACACATTCATAAAACAGTTATTGAGAGGAAAAGAGTACATGGAATGGGGTATGGATACTTTCTCACTAAAGTATTCAAGCACTTTCAGATTCCTCTTGGTATTGG contains these protein-coding regions:
- the LOC138337982 gene encoding sporulation-specific protein 15-like — protein: MTAPLNLEEGQSSHRPPHFNGHFYSWWKVRMHDYLMAEDSELWDIILDGPFVPMMEVKDGERTITVPKPRQNADRKKIEKGFKAKTLLVCGIGPDEYNRVSACESAKEIWDCLLTAHEGTEQVKESKIDMLTSRYENFKMKEGETIHDMFTKFSSITNELRSLGEPISMNKQVRKVLRILPKSWESKVDAITEAKDLKVLIMDAFIGNLKTHEMNRNYDLSKKEAKKDKSSMLKYKSDEDSSDDDMAYLISRFQKVVRKNKVYKRGTNGTRNAAQGDICYKCGKAGHFIKECPLLKNESRIIKNQEVTVRIEETWALAAWGDSSSDSEDPDESKDVSMVAVHEEETVFNEMFALMAHTENEEEDNQVTLLDMKNDLDKYSLKKLRALAKVMLDSVIELTSERDTMNAELEILTENKVQFEETMSRMVSLESDNSELKNQLNQITEEAKKLNGMSNGLRVEIEEKLKNSEKNLGLSLEKSNRLEKDIVKLKEELEKSLKWTKSSKLLSSATNQSNFNKKGLGSLNITPPFNPHSKYVFVSDNLLCLHCGKNGHLKGKCASWKNSHERLSNYAVRQKVSNERPGPPKHVSTDRFSNKKSVSTPKSFIRKIQKLPYWTRYNLITPLSAFWELKLKWVPNLNK